A genomic stretch from Engraulis encrasicolus isolate BLACKSEA-1 chromosome 10, IST_EnEncr_1.0, whole genome shotgun sequence includes:
- the nras gene encoding GTPase NRas translates to MTEYKLVVVGAGGVGKSALTIQLIQNHFVDEYDPTIEDSYRKQVVIDGETCLLDILDTAGQEEYSAMRDQYMRTGEGFLCVFAINNSKSFADVHLYREQIKRVKDSDEVPMVLVGNKCDLARTVDTKQAQELARSYGIEFVETSAKTRQGVEDAFYTLVREIRHYRMKKINSREDRKQGCLGLSCAVM, encoded by the exons ATGACTGAGTATAAGTTGGTGGTAGTGGGTGCTGGCGGCGTTGGCAAGAGTGCACTCACCATTCAGCTGATCCAGAATCACTTCGTGGATGAGTACGACCCGACGATTGAG GACTCGTATAGGAAGCAGGTGGTGATCGATGGGGAGACGTGTCTTCTGGACATCTTGGACACGGCGGGTCAAGAGGAGTACAGCGCCATGAGGGACCAATACATGAGGACAGGGGAGGGCTTCCTCTGCGTATTCGCCATCAACAACAGCAAGTCCTTTGCCGATGTGCATCTGTACAG AGAACAGATCAAGCGGGTGAAGGACTCTGATGAGGTGCCCATGGTGCTTGTGGGTAATAAATGTGACCTGGCCAGGACTGTGGACACAAAGCAGGCACAGGAGCTCGCCAGGAGCTACGGCATCGAGTTTGTCGAGACCTCAGCCAAGACCAGACAA GGCGTGGAGGATGCCTTTTACACGCTGGTGCGAGAGATCCGCCACTACCGCATGAAGAAGATCAACAGCAGGGAGGACCGCAAGCAGGGCTGTCTGGGACTCTCCTGTGCTGTCATGTGA
- the rassf11 gene encoding ras association domain-containing protein 8, which produces MEVKVLVEGIPRVVCGVTEQTTCQEVVIALAQSLGRTGRYTLKEKFKEYERNVTPEEHLLEALGKYGEQAREVQLALHHNGPTHSTEDEAPPGTDTVRLRGPRYQSGGGGGGQLRRAHGHRGSEGKNLNLNRQSLPPLSRLKFQSEPIPEETRKPKRKSLTLMEEAWGWLESLGRGSRQQSSPRDRTRVGKEDHKGAITTTITSEHRVNRLSQSLSDQPTQVAALPPLPPGRNRRDKGQAIEVPRVIGCLGSFARDDDQEDGDEKKMRADIKVQRNKRKDSLQQQQHANLPFLRVEDLHVRASREVEEQKEELRALILHQQSSLVDLQSRINTSDDEICTLMDQQSKRQTNQEKTQTQTPAHIYTLEEAEQLAFWENELRDEEGFERDLQQQFLELKEKAGECKASLQEYQRRLEELDLSSSLATLFPKRDPRDTGKEAETERQTAKARLETPSTGGMAPHTATRPSVQKRELFENAGARQSRTGSLNKTPSIGAAHSITRTPAQNRELFESLGARQSGASTSGRQRGGAASAKLPRMFVAPVQSSSAVAEGDARMSDRRQLREWWARWSAGQAASRSEEGSKTQAVHRSEITIHLSGTRV; this is translated from the exons atGGAGGTAAAAGTTTTAGTGGAGGGAATTCCACGTGTGGTCTGTGGGGTCACAGAACAAACAACATGCCAAGAGGTAGTCATTGCTTTGGCCCAATCTCTGG GCCGCACAGGCCGCTACACGCTGAAGGAGAAGTTCAAGGAGTATGAGCGCAATGTGACTCCAGAAGAGCACCTCCTGGAGGCCTTGGGGAAGTACGGCGAGCAAGCACGGGAGGTTCAGCTGGCTCTGCACCACAACGGGCCTACCCACAGCACAGAAGATGAGGCACCCCCAGGCACAGACACCGTCCGACTGAGGGGACCCCGCTACCAgagcggaggaggtggaggaggccagCTGAGGCGTGCCCACGGTCACCGTGGCAGCGAGGGTAAGAACCTCAACCTTAACCGACAGAGCCTCCCTCCTCTTTCCCGCCTGAAGTTCCAGTCAGAGCCCATCCCAGAGGAGACCAGGAAGCCCAAGAGGAAGTCCCTAACCCTGATGGAGGAGGCCTGGGGATGGCTGGAGAGCCTGGGCCGTGGCAGCAGACAGCAGTCCAGCCCCAGAGACAGAACCAGGGTTGGCAAGGAGGACCACAAGggtgccatcaccaccaccatcacaagtGAACACAGGGTAAACAGACTCTCTCAAAGCCTCTCTGATCAACCTACACAGGTGGCTGCTCTTCCACCTTTGCCGCCAGGGAGGAACAGAAGAGACAAGGGTCAGGCTATTGAGGTACCAAGGGTCATCGGTTGCCTGGGGAGCTTTGCAAGAGATGATGATCAGGAGGATGGAGATGAGAAGAAAATGCGAGCAGATATCAAAGTGCAAAGGAACAAGAGGAAAGattctctgcagcagcagcagcatgctaACTTGCCCTTCCTGAGGGTGGAGGACCTTCACGTGAGGGCCAGCAGGGAAGTCGAAGAGCAGAAGGAGGAACTGAGGGCGCTCATCCTTCACCAACAGTCCAGCCTCGTGGATCTACAGTCACGGATCAACACGTCGGACGACGAGATCTGCACGTTGATGGACCAGCAGAGTAAACGCCAGACGAACCAGGAGAAGACTCAAACTCAGACTCCAGCCCATATATACACGTTGGAGGAGGCCGAGCAGCTGGCCTTCTGGGAGAACGAGCTGAGGGACGAGGAGGGCTTCGAGAGGGACCTCCAGCAGCAGTTTCTGGAACTGAAGGAGAAGGCAGGCGAGTGCAAGGCATCGCTGCAGGAGTACCAACGCAGGCTGGAGGAGCTCGACCTCAGCTCGAGCCTGGCGACTCTCTTCCCCAAACGAGATCCCAGAGACACAGgcaaagaggcagagacagaaaggcagacagcaaAAGCCAGACTGGAAACACCAAGCACTGGTGGCATGGCACCCCACACTGCAACTCGGCCTTCAGTGCAGAAAAGAGAGCTGTTTGAGAATGCAGGGGCAAGACAGAGTAGAACGGGCAGTTTAAACAAAACACCAAGCATCGGTGCAGCACACAGCATAACCCGGACTCCAGCCCAAAACAGAGAACTGTTTGAAAGCTTGGGTGCAAGACAGAGTGGTGCCAGCACCTCAGGCAGGCAGCGAGGGGGTGCAGCTAGTGCAAAGCTTCCTCGAATGTTTGTAGCTCCAGTTCAGTCATCGTCAGCGGTGGCGGAAGGGGACGCCAGGATGAGTGACAGGAGGCAGCTGAGGGAGTGGTGGGCGCGCTGGTCAGCTGGCCAGGCAGCATCCAGGTCTGAGGAGGGGAGCAAAACTCAAGCTGTCCACCGCTCTGAGATAACCATACACCTCAGTGGCACCAGAGTCTGA